In the genome of Methanotorris formicicus Mc-S-70, the window CCCGAGACATACTCTGAAAATGCTTTGATAGTTTTTATTGGCGTTAGTGTTCTAACCTGTGCGAACTTAGATAACTCCTCCGAACAGCTAAATCCTAAACTATTTATAGAATTAGTGAGTATATTATTAAGTGCTGCTAGCATAGGAGATGCACCGTTTTTTAACGAGTTATTTAAGTACTACCTATTTCTATTTTTTGGTTTTAAAGTTAATATTGTTAAATCACACTATCAGTTAAAAAGAAAGCAACGCATACTATTAAATAATATTCTTAATAATATTTCATACTGTATATCTATTTTTTGTATTACAAACTTCTTTCATATATCAGGAAATATGTTTCCTACTACCGAAAAGTTTATATACTATAATGTAATATTATCAGATGTCAACACGGAATAAGGTTTCCGTATAGTGAGGTGAAACTATGAGTTTTGATGAAATTGCTCCAAACGCAAAAAAAGTCGCTATTTATGGAAAAGGAGGTATAGGTAAGTCTACAACTACACAAAATACCGCCGCTGCATTAGCATACTACTACAAATTAAAAGGTATGATCCACGGGTGTGACCCAAAAGCAGACTCAACAAGAATGATATTGCACGGAAAACCACAAGAAACTGTTATGGATGTCCTTAGAGAAGAAGGAGAAGAAGGAGTTACATTAGAAAAAGTAAGAAAAGTAGGATTTGCTGATATTCTCTGTGTTGAATCAGGAGGTCCTGAGCCAGGAGTTGGATGTGCTGGAAGAGGTGTTATTACAGCAGTTAACTTAATGAGAGAACTCGGAGGATATCCAGACGATTTAGATTTCTTATTCTTCGATGTCCTTGGGGACGTCGTCTGTGGTGGATTCGCAATGCCATTGAGGGACGGTCTTGCTAAAGAAATTTACATTGTCTCATCTGGAGAAATGATGGCTCTTTACGCTGCAAACAACATTGCAAAAGGTATCTTAAAGTATGCAGAACAATCTGGAGTTAGATTGGGAGGAATCATCTGTAACTCAAGGAAAGTTGATGGGGAATTGGAGTTAATGGAAGAGTTCTGTGATAAATTAGGAACAAAGTTAATCCACTTCGTTCCAAGAGACAACATCGTCCAAAAAGCAGAGTTCAACAAGATGACTGTTGTTGAATTTGCTCCAGATAGCAACCAGGCACAAGAATACAAGAAATTAGGTAAAAAAATCATGGATAATGATGAATTGGTTATACCAACCCCAATGACAATGGACGAAATGGAGAAATTGGTTGAGAAATACGGATTGTATGACAAATAATTCCATATTTGTTTATTTTTTAGTACAATCCTTCAAAACTTTTAAAATTACACCTGAGGTGAAATTCATGAAATTAATAAAAGCAATTATCAGGCCTGAGAAAGTTGATGATGTGATTGACGCTTTAGAAAAAGCAGGTTATCCTTCTTTTACAAAACTTGATGTTGTTGGTAGGGGTAAGCAAGGGGGGTTAAAGGTTGGAGAAATCTTTTATGATGAATTACCAAAAACCATGATTCTTATTGGAGTTAACGATGATGAAGTTGATGAAGTTGTTGAGATTATAAAAACTAACGCTTATACCGGTAACTTTGGAGACGGGAAAATATTCATTCAAACAATAGAGGAAGCATATACAATTAGAACTGGAGAAAAAGGCCTGTAATTTTTGGTGGTATAATGAAAGAGGTTATAGCCATTATAAGACCAAAAATGGTCTCTAAGACAGGAAAGGCATTGGAAGCGGTTGGCTTTCCTGCAATGACGGTTATTGAGTGTTTTGGGAGAGGAAAGCAGAAAGGGTACATTGACGTGAATTTACCAGAATGTTGCGTTGATATACAAAAGGTTATTGAAGAGGGAGAAAAACAAGGAAGAAGGATCAAATACATCCCAAAAAGGATGATCTCCATTGTTGTGGAAGATGTTGATGTCCCATTAGTTGTTGGGATTATAACGAAAGTTAATAGAACAGGAAACTATGGTGATGGAAAGATATTCGTCCTTCCAGTTGATGATGCAGTAAGAATTAGAACAGGGGAAGCTGGAGAAGTGGCAGTTGGAAACTAAAATTTAAGATTAAGGTGAGATGATGCCATTTGTATTACTTGATTGCGACAAACCAATACCAGAAAGAATGAAACACACCTATGTCTACGACCCGGAAGAAGAGATAATTCCAGCATGTAATATTAAGACAGTTCCTGGAGACATGACCGAAAGAGGTTGTTCATTTGCTGGAGCAAGAGGGGTCGTTGGAGGGCCTGTAAAAGATGTTATTCACATGATTCATGGACCAATAGGATGTGCATATTATACATGGGGAACAAGAAGAAATTTGTCTGATTGTGAATTGCATAGGAGATATTGTTTCTCAACAGATATGCAAGAGGCGGATGTTGTTTATGGTGGAGAAAAGAAGTTAGAAAAAGCCTGTTTAGAGGCAGCATCTGAATTCCCACAAGCAAAAGGAATATTTATCTATGCAACATGTCCTACTGCTTTAATTGGGGATAACCTTGAGGCAGTAGCAAAAAAAGTGGAAGAAAAAATTGGTAAACCAGTGTTTGCGTGTAACAGTCCAGGGTATGCTGGCTGTTCACAATCAAAAGGACACCACATATTCAACACAGAGTTTTATAGGTGGTTGAAGAAGGCAAGAGAAAAGTTTCCAGAAAAATGCTTAAAAGAAGAGGAAAAGACACCTTATGATATTGCAATCATTGGGGACTACAACATGGACTGGGATGTTGCAGTTATAAAAGAACTCTTTGAAAAAATTGGATGTAGAATTCCTGTTGTATTCACTGGAAATGCTTCATTAGATGATTTATTTAAATTGCCGGATGTTAAGTTGAATGTTGTCCATTGCCAAAGGTCTGCAAATTATATAGCAGAGATGATTGAGGATGGGTTTAATATTCCAAAGGTCTGGGTTTCATTGTTTGGAATTGAGCAAACAGCAGAAGCATTAAGAAAAACCGCAGAGGCATTGGACATTCCAAAAGAGAAGGTTGAAGAAGTTATAAAAGAAGAACTTGAGGAAATCAAGCCAGAGTTAGACTTTTATAAATCAAAATTAGAAGGAAAAAAATGCCTTGTTTATGTTGGAGGACCAAGGACATGGCACTGGGTAAGGGCAATGAAAGAGTTAGGAATAGATGTTGTTGTTGCATGCTGTACATTCGCTCACGAGGATGATTATGAAAAATTAAACAAAAATCTCAAAAAAGCAGGACTTAAAGGGACACTT includes:
- the nifH gene encoding nitrogenase iron protein; translated protein: MSFDEIAPNAKKVAIYGKGGIGKSTTTQNTAAALAYYYKLKGMIHGCDPKADSTRMILHGKPQETVMDVLREEGEEGVTLEKVRKVGFADILCVESGGPEPGVGCAGRGVITAVNLMRELGGYPDDLDFLFFDVLGDVVCGGFAMPLRDGLAKEIYIVSSGEMMALYAANNIAKGILKYAEQSGVRLGGIICNSRKVDGELELMEEFCDKLGTKLIHFVPRDNIVQKAEFNKMTVVEFAPDSNQAQEYKKLGKKIMDNDELVIPTPMTMDEMEKLVEKYGLYDK
- a CDS encoding P-II family nitrogen regulator, with protein sequence MKLIKAIIRPEKVDDVIDALEKAGYPSFTKLDVVGRGKQGGLKVGEIFYDELPKTMILIGVNDDEVDEVVEIIKTNAYTGNFGDGKIFIQTIEEAYTIRTGEKGL
- a CDS encoding P-II family nitrogen regulator, yielding MKEVIAIIRPKMVSKTGKALEAVGFPAMTVIECFGRGKQKGYIDVNLPECCVDIQKVIEEGEKQGRRIKYIPKRMISIVVEDVDVPLVVGIITKVNRTGNYGDGKIFVLPVDDAVRIRTGEAGEVAVGN
- a CDS encoding nitrogenase component I subunit alpha, which produces MPFVLLDCDKPIPERMKHTYVYDPEEEIIPACNIKTVPGDMTERGCSFAGARGVVGGPVKDVIHMIHGPIGCAYYTWGTRRNLSDCELHRRYCFSTDMQEADVVYGGEKKLEKACLEAASEFPQAKGIFIYATCPTALIGDNLEAVAKKVEEKIGKPVFACNSPGYAGCSQSKGHHIFNTEFYRWLKKAREKFPEKCLKEEEKTPYDIAIIGDYNMDWDVAVIKELFEKIGCRIPVVFTGNASLDDLFKLPDVKLNVVHCQRSANYIAEMIEDGFNIPKVWVSLFGIEQTAEALRKTAEALDIPKEKVEEVIKEELEEIKPELDFYKSKLEGKKCLVYVGGPRTWHWVRAMKELGIDVVVACCTFAHEDDYEKLNKNLKKAGLKGTLVIDAPNELELEEAIEKYKPDFMLTGLKERYLFRKYGVPTINSHSYEQGPYACFKGFVNFARDIYKAVCHPIWDVIYEGEKKFEEFKKKE